From the Heptranchias perlo isolate sHepPer1 chromosome 26, sHepPer1.hap1, whole genome shotgun sequence genome, one window contains:
- the paqr7b gene encoding membrane progestin receptor alpha-B, whose translation MATVVMEQIGRLFINIQQIRQIPSLVEQSIPSLPCTVKECEVPQIFREPYIHSGYRRVNQNWRYYFFTLFQRHNEAVNVWSHLIAALIVLLKLQEFSKTVDFLSDPHALPLLILLLAAFNYLACSSLAHLLHARSELAHYSFFFLDYVGVAIYQYSSALVHYYYSIEEEWYHVIKTFYLPMATLLAWMSCVGCCYAKSNAKVLRPWARKLYQVVPAGLAYVLDISPVVHRIYNCYSKGCTDSSVLYHEYQIIFFLISAHFFSCPHPEKWLSGKCDIFLQGHQIFHVFMVFCTLAQLEAVHLDYKHRPHFYQAWHSDSTWAVVACFMLIISSSIVTAVYMRHLVKIKLGHKAK comes from the coding sequence ATGGCAACAGTTGTGATGGAGCAGATTGGCAGACTCTTCATTAACATCCAACAGATCCGGCAGATCCCGAGCCTGGTGGAGCAGTCCATTCCCAGCCTCCCGTGCACGGTGAAGGAATGCGAGGTGCCACAGATATTCCGGGAGCCGTACATCCACTCGGGCTACAGGCGCGTGAACCAGAACTGGCGCTACTACTTCTTCACTCTGTTCCAGCGGCACAACGAAGCTGTCAACGTTTGGTCCCACCTGATCGCTGCGTTGATAGTCCTTCTCAAACTGCAGGAGTTCTCCAAGACGGTGGACTTCCTGTCTGATCCCCACGCCTTGCCGCTGTTGATCCTCCTCCTGGCCGCCTTCAACTACTTAGCCTGCAGCTCCCTGGCCCATCTCTTGCACGCCCGCTCCGAGCTCGCCCACTACTCCTTCTTTTTCTTGGACTACGTCGGAGTGGCGATCTATCAGTACAGCAGCGCCTTGGTCCACTATTACTACTCCATTGAAGAGGAGTGGTATCACGTCATCAAAACGTTCTACCTCCCAATGGCTACCCTGTTGGCTTGGATGTCCTGCGTTGGATGCTGCTATGCAAAATCCAATGCCAAGGTTCTACGTCCTTGGGCGCGCAAACTCTACCAGGTAGTGCCAGCGGGGCTGGCCTACGTACTCGACATTAGTCCCGTAGTTCACCGGATATACAACTGCTATTCCAAAGGTTGCACCGACTCTTCCGTTTTGTACCATGAATACCAGATCATCTTCTTCCTCATCAGTGCTCATTTCTTCTCTTGCCCTCATCCCGAGAAGTGGCTCTCGGGAAAGTGCGACATTTTTCTGCAGGGGCATCAGATTTTCCACGTGTTCATGGTCTTCTGCACCCTGGCCCAACTGGAGGCTGTCCACTTGGATTACAAACACAGACCGCATTTCTACCAGGCTTGGCACAGTGACTCCACCTGGGCTGTGGTTGCCTGTTTCATGCTGATCATTTCCTCCAGCATTGTCACGGCGGTTTACATGAGGCACCTCGTCAAAATCAAACTTGGCCACAAGGCAAAATGA